ACAGCTTAACTTGCAGCCCTACCTTATATTAGGATAAGACAGACATTTATATACCTTAAGCTGCTAGTCTTCCACTTGGTAAAATCAAGAGCATCTGTTCCAACATACAGAAATATGAATGTCTCCGAAATAAAGGAAAGCATCGCAAATACGTGCCTGCACTAACAGAGATGGAACAGTCACACAAAAGCATTTTCCTGCCACTGAGACTAGAGAgaggaataaaataaaaacaatgcCTGGAAGTGATTCTTGAACTCTCTGTCACGTTATACGATGCATAATGCGACATCAAAACACCACAAAAGAAAACAGTGAGAATCCCACTTAATGAGAAGAGCTGcaagaaagtttaaaattcatttataaAGCTGCATTTGACTTCTGCCTTAACTGTTGGAGTAATGGAGATATTACCTCAGCCAACATATATGAAAGGTAAGCCATTAGGACCATGATCGCGAGTTCACGTGTGGTTGAGTGCCTGCCAGCAACCATGTATAAGGCACATATTAAGATATAATCTTAAGGATGAGATGAAAAAGTTTGCAAGTTTGGTGTAGGTTTTTATTATTACCTTCCAAAATAGAGGGTCTTAAGGACAAAAGACGTTACTAGCCCTACCTGTAAAGACATCCACACTGAGTATATGACATGcttcaaagagagagaaaaatataTGCCAAATCAGTTATAGCTTACACCAATTCCGAGGAGTGTGCTTGTGGAGAAGAGGTACAAAAAGTTTCCAAATACTCGTAGAGCGGTCAAACCGTTGATGCTTTCGAAGTGAATCTTTTGAACGGCGTTGAAGAGCACAACTGAGGTTGCATCATTCACCACTCCTTCTCCAAATACTAAGCTGTATAGCAATGGTGTCTCATCTTGATGGAGAATCTATAATATTAGCATGGTATGTAActgatttattataaaaacaagCTTGAGAAGAAGGAATCTCAGGAcaataaaatctttaaaaaaaaaatcaagaacctGTAGAGTGCAAACAGTATCAGTTGAGGAGAAAATCGTTCCAATGGCTgaatcaagaaaagaaaaacattcaCTCTCAACCCGTGAAGTGATAACCTTCTCAAACAATAGATGAAAAGACAATAAAATGTCTCACCAAGATAGTCTCGAGCAGTTAATCCCTTGAATCCCAACTTGGGAAACAGCCACCAAGTGCCTGGTTCAGATcatgattaaaattttgaatcatGGTCGTCACAAGTCATATACAAGatttaatgaaatataaaaaaaaaaaaagttttaccaAACGAAATAATGGTAGTGGAGATGAAAACTCCAATGACACCGAACGACATGATGGTTAAAAAGTtgtgaaaaaatttctttttcttcactTGGAATCTGCCCACAAACCATAAAACAATACCTTCACTCAATCTCCAACATGATAGTGCATAATCTCATCAGAACAGTAACCAATCAAGAGAAAGCTTACCCGGCATTGAAAATTATTGGAGGAAGAAGGTAAATGAAGAAGAGCTCTTCATCAAACACCAGAATGTGAGAACTCTTCCCTTTACTAATAAGTAATATAACCGTTCCTGATACAGCTCCCTGTTTGcaacataataataaaaatagtgacaaaaatatatataaacagtaTTTGAAGCAACTTACGACTGCAATGGCGGTAATGGATTCATTGACCCATCGATTCTCTTCAAGTAAGTGGCCAATAACCAAACAGAGGCAGAGGATGACGATGAACACAGAGATAGGTATCACCTGAGGATGCTCAGTGGCTAGTTCTATCGATAGAAACTCCGTTAGCCCAATACCCATTTTTCTCAAAAGAAATAAACTTGCAATGAttatccttttctttttttatgctTTCGTCTATTATACATACACCAATCGCAAACCAAAGCAGGCACAGAGAACTAGAGAGAGACAGAGTCAGAGTGTGAGAGATTTAAACTGCGTTAAACAGGGCGGTTGTTACATGTGGCGCTAAATATACACGTGGCTATTTCCTGACGTCATCAGGCTGAGTCAAACGCGGgacctttttctttttgggcTACATTGCATGGTGGGCTTTTAGGCCCACGCCTTTTGTTAacgtaataataaaataaaaaattgttttaatttcaACAACCACCATTATGGGTCAATTAATCATgttactaaaaaaaaactccgaGAGTCACTAATTATTACAGGAGCTGTTTCGTAAGAAACTCGAACCAGTTGTAATAAGGAGGAGAAGAAAAACGATTCATTACAAAAGTGTTTGGTATGGATTACTAGTAGCAATTGCTACAGTCAGGTATGTTCACGGGTCACAACTTAGTGACCAATATTGCCATCATGCCATGTGTGCTCAAGACGGAACATGTTGTGGGACCCGCGTTATTCTAATCAATCATCCACCGCCATCTCAACCGAGAAAATCACTTTTAAAAGGTTTATAAACAAAGGCTGTGTGAGTGAATTATCCGTTGTACATTTCAATTGTATGCATATTATAGTAGTGCACGCGTATATCAATATATACAATATTAAAAGACAAATATAAGCGATAGAAAAGGTGTCGACATAGGATAGGCAAAACCAACCGATCAGAGTGTCCGAAGTTGCAACGtcatcttatttattattttttcgtaaaaaatgaaaaaacaatgcgacagaaaggatcgaacccgggttagtatgacataCATATAGAACAGTTACCACTAAgtcattgaaactttcttggacacatgtacaagaatcactaactatgtaatcacaaactattatgtacagttacaataatataaattcaactttcaagactctgatactttgttttgtaaaaaaaaataagtaagtgactaagctaatatattctttgaaagtgtgaaaACATTGAccaatatgaaaaagcatagatttttgtacaattttgacaaaacaactcaaaacatagttctctaatgtcttaataaaatattatttaaggatgcaataattaaatatatcaattcaataaattttgtaatttatagaaaaaacaataacacaactaattttgaaacatttgtttaccCTATCGATttattttcatgagaatccaactaaacaagataaaaaaacaattagatttacaaatatttaattaccattttattcaatttttattaatttcaaattgtaataatgtatctttttgaagttacaaaaaaaataatgttctatctttattacactagcattatatatagattctatatacacaaataaatataatataacaacctACGCTagctttccccgattcatatgaaaactttttaagttatccaccaaagcaaattaattaaatcaatcaaattgttagaatacagcaaattaatatataattttattttaaattaaattatttaaaaagtgtagtttcattaaaaacagaatcataaataagtaaaactgatttgaaggtaatttttatgacacatatatatatatatatatcaattctgtgaaagaaatagaagtttaatatgtaaaaaatcttaaatacaaaatctctaaaaattaacaaaaaaaaaactaataaaaattaaactatgatatcacttaaaagcttcatagaaaatattaacaaaatat
This genomic stretch from Brassica napus cultivar Da-Ae chromosome C9, Da-Ae, whole genome shotgun sequence harbors:
- the LOC106417727 gene encoding sodium/hydrogen exchanger 4-like, which translates into the protein MGIGLTEFLSIELATEHPQVIPISVFIVILCLCLVIGHLLEENRWVNESITAIAVGAVSGTVILLISKGKSSHILVFDEELFFIYLLPPIIFNAGFQVKKKKFFHNFLTIMSFGVIGVFISTTIISFGTWWLFPKLGFKGLTARDYLAIGTIFSSTDTVCTLQILHQDETPLLYSLVFGEGVVNDATSVVLFNAVQKIHFESINGLTALRVFGNFLYLFSTSTLLGIGVGLVTSFVLKTLYFGRHSTTRELAIMVLMAYLSYMLAELFSLSGILTVFFCGVLMSHYASYNVTESSRITSRHVFAMLSFISETFIFLYVGTDALDFTKWKTSSLSVGGTLEVSGVITTLVLLGRAAFVFPLSVLTNLMNRNTQRSESLTFKHQVIICWAGLMRGAVSIALAFKQFTYSGVTTDPLNAAMVTNTIVVVLFTTLVFGFLTKPLVNYLLPHDESSQNTGNSRCKQSAPGSPKEDATLPLLSFDESTSTNLSRAKDSLTLLIEQPVYTIHRYWRKFDDTYMRPVFGGPRPVNQPEC